One genomic region from Leifsonia poae encodes:
- a CDS encoding ATP-binding cassette domain-containing protein, giving the protein MLDVTGLTDRAGAFRNIGFQARGGELVAIAGLAGSGKNELGDVIVGERKRGDGEITVSGRSLDGRSIRAAQRAGIASVPPDRHRSGYVPQLDVAENMTMSIVQRLGRGGFVLPRTRREASTSLIQSVSLVPPRPELHVAGLSGGNQQKVVFARALALDPSVLVLSSPTAGVDIAAKDIIYALIQEALERGVAIVLISDDLDEIQLASRVLVMFRGEIVAELHEPAESQVVRAMEGMEQEA; this is encoded by the coding sequence GTGCTCGATGTCACCGGGCTCACCGACCGTGCCGGAGCGTTCCGCAACATCGGATTCCAGGCGCGTGGTGGCGAACTCGTCGCCATAGCCGGCCTTGCCGGTTCAGGGAAGAACGAGCTGGGCGATGTCATCGTCGGGGAGCGGAAACGCGGCGACGGTGAGATCACCGTGTCGGGCCGATCGCTGGACGGGCGCTCGATCAGGGCCGCACAGCGTGCCGGCATCGCCTCAGTGCCGCCGGATCGTCACCGTTCGGGCTATGTGCCGCAACTCGACGTGGCCGAGAACATGACGATGAGCATCGTGCAGCGCCTCGGCCGTGGCGGCTTTGTGCTGCCGCGCACCCGGCGCGAGGCGTCGACGTCGCTCATCCAGTCGGTGAGTCTCGTGCCGCCACGGCCGGAACTGCACGTCGCCGGCCTCTCCGGCGGGAACCAGCAGAAGGTGGTGTTCGCCCGCGCGCTGGCGCTGGACCCGTCGGTCCTGGTGCTCTCATCACCGACGGCAGGCGTCGACATCGCCGCGAAAGACATCATCTACGCCCTCATCCAGGAGGCTCTCGAGCGGGGGGTGGCGATCGTCTTGATCTCCGACGACCTCGACGAGATCCAGCTCGCGAGCCGTGTGCTCGTGATGTTCCGAGGAGAGATCGTCGCCGAACTGCACGAACCCGCGGAGTCGCAGGTCGTGCGCGCCATGGAAGGAATGGAACAGGAAGCATGA
- a CDS encoding ABC transporter permease, whose protein sequence is MTTTPNTTSAGPEARRARVWHSLGRSVRELSVFPGLVVLAIVGAVVSPIFFQGTNISLIFQQSSELGVIVVGLVFIVLTGRIDISLESTVGFAPMVAALLMVSQGGWGSHLPGWAGILITLGIGALIGLINGLLVVKLGLDSFIVSLAMLILLRGVTTGLSQGQTLASLPESYTFLGSESVFGIPLDIVVTVVLFVAAGLFLKFHSWGRALYAIGGNENAAHAAGVPVDRVLITAFVAASTLAALAGMLLAGRLSAVTADAGQNMIFSALAATVIGGIALIGGQGRILGAALGVLLLGVLTNVLTLAGVSTFWIDAVYGAVIVLALLVGRFTGSRRS, encoded by the coding sequence ATGACCACGACACCGAACACGACCTCGGCGGGACCGGAGGCACGCAGAGCCAGGGTCTGGCATTCACTCGGGCGCAGCGTGCGAGAACTCAGCGTGTTCCCCGGCCTTGTGGTGCTTGCGATCGTCGGTGCGGTAGTGAGCCCGATCTTCTTCCAGGGGACCAATATCTCGCTGATCTTCCAGCAATCGTCCGAGCTCGGGGTGATCGTCGTCGGTCTGGTCTTCATCGTGCTGACCGGTCGCATCGACATCTCGCTGGAGTCCACTGTCGGCTTCGCGCCGATGGTGGCTGCACTGCTCATGGTCAGTCAGGGTGGCTGGGGGAGTCATCTTCCCGGCTGGGCAGGCATTCTCATCACTCTCGGGATCGGCGCTCTGATCGGCCTCATCAACGGCCTTCTTGTCGTCAAGCTCGGCCTTGACTCGTTCATCGTCAGCCTCGCCATGCTCATCCTGCTCCGCGGAGTCACCACCGGCCTCAGCCAAGGGCAGACCCTCGCGAGCCTGCCTGAGAGCTACACGTTCCTCGGTTCTGAGAGCGTGTTCGGCATCCCCCTCGACATCGTTGTGACCGTCGTGCTGTTCGTGGCGGCTGGTCTCTTCCTCAAGTTCCACTCGTGGGGGCGCGCGCTCTATGCGATCGGCGGCAATGAGAACGCCGCCCATGCCGCGGGTGTGCCCGTCGACCGAGTGCTCATCACAGCGTTCGTCGCCGCGAGCACGCTTGCAGCGCTGGCGGGAATGCTGCTGGCCGGCCGGCTGAGCGCCGTCACCGCCGACGCCGGGCAGAACATGATCTTCAGCGCATTGGCGGCCACCGTGATCGGCGGCATCGCCCTGATCGGCGGGCAGGGTCGCATTCTCGGCGCCGCGCTCGGCGTGCTGTTGCTCGGTGTGCTGACCAACGTGCTCACGCTCGCCGGTGTCAGCACATTCTGGATCGATGCGGTCTACGGTGCTGTCATCGTGCTGGCTCTGCTGGTCGGCCGTTTCACTGGCAGCCGACGCTCCTGA
- a CDS encoding SIS domain-containing protein, protein MEYQELRGAVIAELDDALGRVDGDSLTAALDAIDDAPRIFVMGIGREGLASKAFAMRLTHYGKTVHWGWDDTTPNVSAGDLFILASGPGNIPHLHYIAEQVKKTGATLLVVTAYPDSPTPLLADLVLRVPAHTYGAPDGDVAASIQPMGTLFEQSLFVFWDLLYGLLVRRAGVDFSDLAARHRNFE, encoded by the coding sequence ATGGAGTATCAGGAACTGCGCGGCGCGGTGATCGCCGAACTCGACGACGCCCTTGGACGTGTAGATGGCGACAGCCTCACCGCCGCGCTCGACGCCATCGACGATGCCCCGCGCATCTTCGTGATGGGCATCGGCCGCGAAGGACTTGCGAGCAAAGCATTCGCCATGCGGCTCACGCACTACGGCAAGACCGTGCACTGGGGTTGGGACGACACCACCCCGAACGTCTCAGCCGGTGATCTGTTCATCCTCGCCTCCGGGCCGGGGAACATTCCGCACCTGCACTACATCGCCGAGCAGGTGAAGAAGACCGGTGCGACGCTCCTGGTGGTCACGGCCTACCCGGACAGCCCGACTCCCCTCCTGGCCGACCTCGTCCTCAGGGTTCCGGCGCACACCTACGGAGCCCCCGACGGGGATGTGGCAGCGTCCATCCAACCGATGGGCACGCTCTTCGAGCAGTCTCTCTTCGTGTTCTGGGATCTCCTCTACGGACTTCTCGTGCGAAGGGCCGGAGTCGACTTCTCCGACCTCGCCGCACGGCACCGCAACTTCGAATGA
- a CDS encoding oxidoreductase has product MDASIAIVGPGSIGTTVAAALYEAGHALLLCGRTAREQLVLEHPDGTVVVPGPVLTDPGAVDSPVDLVFLAVKATQTNAATPWLRALCGPGTTVCVLQNGVEQVASVAPLVPESSVVPAVVWFPSEARDDGSVLLRAPARLTVPDTDAAHRIRDAFDGTRCAVETTDDFTSVAWRKLLQNALAGFMVLTRRRAGMFSRDDISVLSLAYAEECLQVARADGAVLGGEVPQTILDGFRSSPADLGTSILADREAGRPLEWDVRNGVVQRRGRAHGIPTPLSDILVPLLAAASEGPG; this is encoded by the coding sequence ATGGATGCATCGATCGCGATCGTCGGGCCTGGCTCTATCGGCACGACCGTGGCCGCCGCGCTGTATGAGGCGGGGCACGCCCTGTTGCTCTGCGGACGGACAGCACGCGAACAGCTCGTCCTCGAGCACCCGGACGGCACAGTGGTCGTGCCCGGGCCCGTCCTGACGGATCCGGGCGCGGTCGACTCGCCCGTCGACCTGGTCTTCCTCGCCGTCAAGGCGACTCAGACGAACGCAGCCACTCCCTGGTTGCGCGCTCTTTGCGGGCCCGGCACGACCGTGTGCGTTCTGCAGAACGGCGTCGAGCAGGTCGCCTCGGTCGCGCCCCTCGTGCCGGAATCCTCTGTGGTACCCGCTGTGGTCTGGTTTCCCTCCGAAGCCCGAGACGACGGCTCGGTTCTGTTGCGAGCTCCCGCCCGTCTGACCGTCCCCGACACTGACGCGGCGCACCGCATTCGCGACGCATTCGACGGGACTCGATGCGCGGTCGAGACGACCGACGACTTCACATCGGTCGCCTGGCGCAAACTGCTGCAGAATGCCCTCGCGGGATTCATGGTGCTCACCCGCCGCCGAGCCGGCATGTTCAGCCGAGACGACATCAGCGTGCTTTCTTTGGCCTACGCCGAGGAGTGCCTGCAGGTCGCACGCGCAGACGGAGCCGTACTCGGCGGCGAGGTCCCGCAAACGATCCTCGACGGTTTCCGGTCGTCACCGGCCGACCTCGGCACCTCGATCCTGGCCGACCGCGAAGCAGGCAGACCCCTCGAATGGGATGTCCGTAACGGAGTCGTTCAACGACGAGGCCGAGCCCACGGCATCCCCACTCCCCTCAGCGACATCCTCGTGCCACTTCTCGCCGCCGCAAGCGAAGGACCGGGCTAG